The proteins below are encoded in one region of Acetoanaerobium noterae:
- a CDS encoding phage portal protein: MGIFNSAWEWFTRQVGADGTITLDACIEKLQAEAYFKRLAMQCCINLIADTISLAEFQTYVDKKNKKGDNYYLFNVEPNVNRSASAFWRYVIRRLVLDNECLIIIRPDGQMYPAESFTKKTYAFVENIYTDIVVDGFKLNTSLKESEVIHLQLNDERITSIVNGVFETYSELIAYSKKTYKRSNARRGILEIPAKTSERDIDKQTEEKLMNERFKRFFDAENGAVLPLSNGYKYTDLATQGYKQGSDSRDIKALIDDMFYFTAIAFKIPPSLFLGTGADTSSAMISYINLCINPLADLIASEVNRKMYRKDAYLAGNFLKIDTTRIKLTDIKDLANAMDILFRAGVHTINDNRELIGKEKSADEIADEVFVTKNYMRAADIQKGGES, translated from the coding sequence ATGGGAATATTTAATTCGGCGTGGGAATGGTTCACTAGACAGGTAGGAGCAGATGGAACTATAACTTTAGATGCTTGCATTGAAAAATTACAAGCAGAGGCTTATTTCAAGAGACTCGCTATGCAGTGTTGTATTAACTTGATAGCAGATACTATCTCACTTGCTGAGTTTCAAACTTATGTAGATAAGAAAAATAAAAAGGGAGATAACTACTACTTGTTTAATGTTGAACCTAATGTTAATAGGTCTGCTTCTGCGTTTTGGAGATATGTAATAAGGCGATTAGTTTTAGATAATGAATGCCTTATTATTATAAGGCCTGATGGACAAATGTATCCAGCTGAAAGCTTCACTAAGAAAACCTATGCATTTGTGGAGAACATTTACACTGACATAGTAGTAGATGGATTCAAGCTTAATACAAGTCTTAAAGAAAGTGAAGTAATACATCTGCAGCTTAATGATGAAAGAATAACGAGCATAGTTAATGGGGTTTTTGAAACTTATAGTGAGCTTATAGCTTACAGTAAGAAAACTTATAAGAGATCTAACGCAAGAAGAGGTATCTTAGAAATTCCAGCGAAGACTTCTGAAAGAGATATAGATAAACAGACAGAAGAAAAACTAATGAACGAAAGATTTAAAAGATTCTTTGATGCAGAAAATGGGGCAGTACTTCCACTTAGCAATGGCTACAAATACACAGACTTAGCAACACAAGGGTATAAGCAAGGCTCTGATAGTAGAGATATTAAAGCCTTGATAGACGATATGTTTTACTTTACAGCTATTGCTTTTAAAATCCCGCCATCATTATTTTTAGGGACTGGGGCTGATACATCTTCTGCAATGATTTCATATATTAATTTATGTATAAATCCACTTGCAGACCTTATAGCTAGTGAAGTTAACAGAAAGATGTATAGAAAAGATGCATATCTAGCTGGTAATTTCTTAAAAATAGATACAACCAGAATTAAGCTTACGGATATCAAAGACCTAGCCAATGCTATGGATATTCTGTTTAGAGCAGGTGTTCATACAATTAATGATAATAGAGAACTCATTGGAAAGGAAAAGTCAGCTGATGAAATAGCTGATGAAGTATTTGTTACAAAGAACTACATGAGAGCAGCAGATATTCAGAAAGGGGGTGAAAGTTAA
- a CDS encoding YqaJ viral recombinase family nuclease, giving the protein MIAKVLIQTLDLNYEQWLEYRKKGIGGSDAAAIAGLSPFKSAISVFIDKTEPKSEPIDSERMRIGRDLEDYVAKRFEEMLGKKVRKRNAILQHPEHEWMLANVDRLVVGESAGLECKVTNSYAKKQWEESIPPMYELQCHHYMAVTGLDKWYIAALIGNEAVSIHEIKRDEEIINYLINIEKDFYENHILKNEMPAPDGSSDASDLIKMMYPDSDASETVVIDKNEYIEMVNRYDQINELIKTLEKEQELIKQDIQMQMKEAEKAIISDRTVIWKTVESNRLDSKKLKAELPNIYEKYTNKSSSRRFQIK; this is encoded by the coding sequence ATGATAGCTAAGGTACTAATTCAAACCCTAGATTTAAATTATGAGCAGTGGCTTGAATATAGAAAAAAGGGAATAGGCGGTAGTGATGCTGCAGCCATAGCAGGGCTTAGTCCTTTTAAAAGTGCTATTTCAGTCTTTATTGATAAGACTGAGCCTAAGAGCGAACCTATAGACTCAGAAAGAATGAGAATAGGAAGGGATTTAGAAGACTATGTAGCTAAAAGATTTGAAGAAATGCTAGGTAAGAAAGTAAGAAAAAGAAATGCTATACTTCAGCATCCAGAACATGAATGGATGCTTGCAAATGTAGATAGATTAGTAGTAGGTGAAAGCGCTGGACTTGAGTGCAAAGTTACTAATTCATATGCTAAAAAGCAGTGGGAAGAAAGTATTCCACCAATGTATGAATTGCAATGCCATCATTATATGGCTGTTACTGGACTAGATAAATGGTATATTGCAGCACTGATTGGAAATGAAGCAGTTTCTATACATGAAATTAAAAGAGATGAAGAGATTATAAATTATCTCATAAATATAGAAAAAGATTTCTATGAGAATCATATATTGAAAAATGAGATGCCAGCTCCTGATGGATCAAGTGATGCTTCTGATTTAATAAAAATGATGTACCCAGATAGTGATGCAAGTGAGACTGTTGTGATAGACAAAAATGAATATATAGAAATGGTTAACAGATATGACCAAATAAATGAGCTTATTAAGACTTTAGAAAAAGAACAGGAGCTTATTAAGCAAGACATTCAAATGCAAATGAAAGAAGCAGAAAAAGCAATTATATCTGATAGGACAGTAATTTGGAAAACAGTTGAATCAAATAGATTAGATTCTAAGAAGTTAAAAGCTGAACTACCTAACATATATGAAAAATACACTAATAAATCTTCAAGTAGAAGATTTCAAATTAAATAA
- a CDS encoding DUF1064 domain-containing protein, with protein sequence MAIRMTMEEYQDYLKRKKEPANKTVAAEKQTPNKKGGGAIPHKQNNTKSKYSNRKVNIDGITFDSKKEANRYKELKILENIGKISNLVLQPIYVLQESFEYKSKKIRAIKYIGDFEYVDSKTGNKVLEDTKGFKTKDYLIKVKLLKNKYPDIDFREL encoded by the coding sequence TTGGCCATAAGAATGACAATGGAAGAATATCAAGATTATCTAAAAAGAAAAAAAGAGCCTGCTAATAAAACCGTTGCAGCGGAAAAGCAGACTCCAAATAAAAAAGGCGGGGGAGCAATCCCCCATAAACAAAATAACACAAAAAGCAAATATAGCAATAGAAAAGTAAATATAGATGGGATAACATTTGACAGCAAAAAAGAAGCTAATAGATACAAAGAGCTTAAAATTTTAGAAAATATAGGAAAAATTAGTAATCTTGTATTACAGCCTATATATGTACTTCAAGAAAGTTTTGAGTATAAAAGTAAAAAGATAAGAGCTATAAAATATATTGGAGACTTTGAATATGTAGATAGTAAGACAGGAAACAAGGTGCTAGAAGATACCAAGGGATTTAAGACAAAGGACTATCTTATTAAAGTTAAATTACTTAAAAATAAGTATCCAGACATAGACTTTAGAGAATTATAG
- a CDS encoding P27 family phage terminase small subunit, whose protein sequence is MARKKAQTCNNDVKETKEEWLQIEEDLLRQIEEKGLLQQHYRSLVADYIAFWQTKNMLIADIRDRGVSVVWDNGGGQTGVKKNDSVAEVVKVSGQMLKILQELGLRGADVKPVEKAVKI, encoded by the coding sequence ATGGCAAGAAAAAAAGCACAAACTTGCAATAATGATGTCAAAGAAACTAAAGAAGAATGGTTACAAATTGAAGAAGATTTACTAAGACAGATTGAAGAAAAGGGGCTATTACAACAGCACTATCGTTCCCTCGTTGCAGACTATATAGCATTTTGGCAAACTAAGAATATGTTAATAGCTGATATTAGAGATAGAGGAGTTAGTGTTGTTTGGGATAATGGCGGAGGACAAACTGGAGTAAAGAAAAATGATTCAGTAGCTGAAGTTGTAAAGGTAAGTGGACAAATGTTAAAGATACTTCAAGAGCTTGGCCTTCGGGGAGCGGATGTGAAGCCAGTTGAAAAAGCAGTCAAGATATAG
- a CDS encoding recombinase RecT: MSNLKNELAKKANNSVTDGNKEPQTIKDWIKVMEPAIKKALPSVITPERFTRMALTAISVNPKLAECTPKSFMGSLMNAAQLGLEPNTPLGQAYLIPYKNKGNMEVQFQIGYKGLIELAYRSGEFANIYAKEVFENDEFEYEFGLEPVLKHKPASGNRGEVIAYYAVFKLTNGGFGFEVMSKEDITNHAKTYSQAYSSSYSPWSKNFDEMAKKTVLKKVLKYAPIKVEFVKQIVQDSTIKTEINSDMTEVESQNVFEAEETDYEVIDQEETK, encoded by the coding sequence ATGTCAAATTTAAAAAATGAACTTGCAAAGAAAGCAAATAATAGCGTGACTGATGGTAATAAAGAACCTCAGACAATTAAAGATTGGATTAAGGTTATGGAACCAGCTATTAAAAAGGCTCTTCCAAGTGTAATTACTCCAGAAAGATTTACAAGAATGGCCCTAACTGCAATATCGGTTAACCCAAAACTAGCTGAGTGCACTCCTAAAAGCTTTATGGGTTCTCTTATGAATGCAGCCCAGTTAGGCCTTGAACCAAATACACCACTTGGACAAGCATATTTAATTCCTTATAAGAATAAAGGGAATATGGAAGTACAGTTTCAGATAGGTTACAAAGGCCTTATAGAGCTTGCATATAGAAGTGGTGAGTTTGCAAATATTTATGCTAAAGAAGTATTTGAAAATGATGAGTTTGAATATGAATTTGGCCTTGAGCCAGTTCTTAAGCATAAGCCTGCTAGTGGTAATAGAGGAGAAGTAATAGCTTATTACGCAGTATTTAAGCTTACAAATGGAGGTTTTGGATTTGAGGTTATGTCTAAAGAGGATATAACAAATCATGCTAAAACATACTCTCAGGCATATAGTTCATCTTACAGTCCTTGGAGCAAGAATTTTGATGAAATGGCCAAGAAAACTGTCCTTAAGAAAGTTTTAAAGTATGCACCTATAAAGGTTGAGTTCGTGAAACAAATAGTTCAAGATAGCACAATTAAGACTGAAATCAATTCAGATATGACTGAAGTAGAGAGCCAAAATGTGTTTGAAGCTGAAGAAACTGATTATGAAGTTATAGATCAAGAAGAAACTAAATAA
- a CDS encoding helix-turn-helix domain-containing protein: MSIEEMIEQTIKSVLAETITEALEEIVPKSNVKEVMSVKDLAEYLNMSEGYIRQEKMNIPHFYLGTRLLFNKEDIDKWRLSKSNRNGMRKRLSVV, encoded by the coding sequence ATGTCAATTGAGGAAATGATTGAGCAAACGATAAAAAGCGTGCTTGCTGAAACTATTACTGAGGCTTTAGAGGAGATTGTTCCCAAGTCAAATGTAAAAGAGGTTATGAGTGTAAAAGATTTGGCTGAATATCTCAATATGTCTGAGGGCTATATAAGACAGGAAAAAATGAATATTCCTCATTTTTATTTAGGAACTAGGTTGCTTTTCAATAAAGAAGACATTGATAAATGGAGGTTAAGCAAATCAAATAGAAATGGAATGAGGAAAAGATTGTCAGTTGTATAA
- a CDS encoding helix-turn-helix transcriptional regulator, translating into MPVQSKLKGLIAEFGLSQKQLAKHLGITLRTFNDKINGKTDFSLKEARIVSSYFGKTIEEIFLESELTQTKQN; encoded by the coding sequence ATGCCAGTACAATCTAAGTTAAAAGGACTAATAGCAGAGTTTGGGTTATCACAGAAGCAATTGGCTAAACATCTTGGAATTACACTAAGAACTTTCAATGATAAAATTAATGGTAAAACAGATTTTTCGTTAAAAGAAGCTAGAATTGTTAGCTCTTATTTTGGGAAAACAATTGAAGAAATTTTTTTAGAGTCTGAGTTAACTCAAACGAAACAAAATTAA
- a CDS encoding head maturation protease, ClpP-related, producing the protein MPRPNIQKINPKCEAVKTDETAKLYLYGNITRNSWWDEEAITSSSVKEQLANLSDVKKLEVHINSGGGDVFESIAILNLLKQHPASINIYIDGLAASGASVIAMAGENIIMPKTAMMMIHKAWTFAMGNADELRKTAEDMDKMDSAVLEAYKEKFTGDEEDLKTLVKNETWLTAQECFELGLCSELFEEEKPEEDIKTADEIKNSILEKMRVNAQARKVDKTNNILNKFKREEI; encoded by the coding sequence ATGCCAAGACCTAATATTCAAAAAATCAATCCTAAATGTGAAGCAGTAAAGACTGATGAAACAGCAAAGCTATACTTATACGGAAACATAACTAGGAATAGTTGGTGGGATGAAGAAGCCATAACATCTAGTTCAGTAAAAGAACAACTAGCTAATTTGTCAGATGTTAAAAAACTAGAAGTGCATATTAACTCAGGAGGTGGAGATGTCTTTGAGTCTATAGCAATCCTTAATTTATTAAAGCAACATCCAGCAAGTATAAATATCTATATTGATGGACTTGCAGCTTCTGGAGCTTCGGTTATAGCTATGGCTGGTGAAAATATCATAATGCCTAAAACAGCTATGATGATGATTCATAAAGCCTGGACATTCGCGATGGGAAATGCTGACGAACTGAGAAAAACAGCAGAAGATATGGACAAGATGGACTCAGCAGTACTTGAAGCTTACAAAGAAAAGTTTACTGGTGATGAAGAAGATTTGAAAACTCTAGTTAAAAATGAGACATGGCTTACTGCTCAAGAGTGTTTTGAGCTGGGATTATGCTCAGAGTTATTCGAAGAAGAAAAGCCAGAAGAAGACATCAAAACAGCTGACGAAATCAAAAACTCTATCTTAGAAAAGATGAGAGTAA
- a CDS encoding helix-turn-helix domain-containing protein: MNKFGNIFKALREEKGLTQQELVDLFNKQYHYKFGKSAISQYENNKRIPEVEVLQKWAEFFQVGLDFLLGNSDIKNPYKEAPEKTDEDIDLWLSKTDGYKELPEEDRELISNLAKNLLEKHRKEK, from the coding sequence ATGAATAAATTTGGAAATATATTTAAAGCGCTTAGAGAAGAAAAAGGATTAACTCAACAAGAACTTGTAGATTTATTCAACAAACAATATCATTATAAATTTGGAAAATCCGCTATATCTCAGTATGAAAATAATAAGCGAATACCTGAGGTAGAAGTACTGCAAAAATGGGCAGAGTTTTTTCAGGTCGGACTGGACTTTCTCTTAGGTAACTCCGACATAAAAAACCCATACAAAGAAGCTCCCGAAAAAACAGATGAAGATATAGACCTTTGGCTTTCTAAAACAGATGGGTATAAAGAGCTTCCTGAAGAAGATAGAGAATTAATATCTAATCTTGCTAAAAATTTGTTAGAGAAGCATAGAAAAGAAAAATAG
- a CDS encoding HNH endonuclease: MHTIEQLVDSIKSGNEIAFYKSMVWLRKRKQILKRDNYECQHCKLKGMYSKAETVHHIKHLKDYPELAIEDNNLISLCNVCHNIVHPEKLKIIKKEIVSEERWE; the protein is encoded by the coding sequence ATGCACACAATAGAACAATTAGTTGATTCAATCAAATCAGGTAATGAGATAGCATTTTATAAGAGTATGGTATGGCTTCGTAAGAGAAAGCAAATACTTAAAAGAGATAACTATGAGTGTCAGCATTGTAAACTTAAAGGAATGTATTCCAAAGCGGAAACAGTTCATCACATAAAACATTTAAAAGATTATCCAGAACTAGCAATTGAGGACAATAATCTCATAAGTTTATGTAATGTTTGCCACAATATAGTTCATCCTGAAAAATTAAAAATAATAAAAAAAGAAATTGTAAGTGAAGAAAGATGGGAATAG
- a CDS encoding phage antirepressor, translated as MNLQVLNKRELLGKQFVIYGDLENPLFLARDVAEWIDYDLSSVNKLVSQVDDDEKVRKNVPTLGGNQEMWLLSEDGLYEVLMQSRKPIAKEFKKKVKEILKDIRSKGMYATDELLDNPDLLIKVATQLKEERAARKELETEVKKQGQIIGELRPKADYVDRILKSKSLLNIGQIAKDYGLSGQALNKILHNLKVQYKQGNQWLLYSKYQSKGYTHSESIDIQLSDGSTKVELRTKWTQKGRLFLYELLKDNGYLPMIERN; from the coding sequence ATGAATTTACAAGTGTTAAACAAAAGAGAGCTATTAGGAAAACAGTTCGTAATTTATGGAGATTTAGAAAATCCATTATTTTTAGCTAGAGATGTTGCTGAATGGATTGATTATGATTTATCTAGTGTTAACAAACTAGTTAGTCAAGTTGATGATGATGAAAAGGTACGGAAGAATGTTCCGACCCTTGGTGGAAATCAAGAAATGTGGCTTTTATCTGAAGACGGATTATATGAAGTATTAATGCAAAGTAGAAAACCTATAGCGAAGGAGTTCAAAAAGAAGGTAAAGGAAATACTTAAAGACATTAGAAGCAAAGGAATGTATGCAACTGATGAACTTCTAGATAATCCTGATTTACTCATAAAAGTTGCTACTCAACTAAAGGAAGAAAGAGCAGCAAGGAAAGAACTTGAAACAGAAGTAAAAAAACAAGGTCAGATAATAGGGGAGCTTAGACCAAAAGCTGATTATGTAGACAGAATTCTAAAATCTAAAAGCCTACTTAATATAGGGCAAATTGCAAAAGATTATGGATTATCTGGACAAGCATTAAACAAGATACTTCACAATCTAAAGGTTCAATACAAACAAGGCAACCAATGGCTATTATATTCAAAATATCAAAGCAAAGGATATACACATTCAGAATCAATAGATATTCAGCTATCAGACGGTTCTACTAAAGTTGAACTTAGAACTAAATGGACTCAAAAGGGAAGACTGTTTTTATATGAATTGCTAAAAGATAATGGATATTTGCCAATGATAGAGAGAAATTAG
- a CDS encoding terminase large subunit domain-containing protein: MKKQSRYRKPNFHPYINIWMEKVERDKVPACEEQKLLMKFLRKELYKKSIVIDSEVIEETVALMERRFYKQHDFQRFMTALIVGVRHKRNDMLLFNQIFIEGGRGFGKNGYVSALTTALISEVNGIKNYNVDIVATAEDQAKTSFEDIYTMIDDNEEIQPAFNYTKIKITHKGTNSTVRYRTSNAKTKDGLRPGCVIFDEVHEYTDYKNINVYTSALGKTKDPRRIYITTDGYVRDAVLDDLKNKSKQILNGEMPHNGFLPIIFKMDNLDQIENKKLWPMANPRLPYAPELMHEMEIQFNDMYTNDAVKEEFITKRMNLVYVSADKVVAVWDDIKAACRDPWPDIIGCECLGVLDYADINDFASVGLYFKYGNKRLFKQHSFIHEKALKLKHYNIDIDEAVKKGWATIVRDTPTIPGELIASWFVRQSQVYNIKKVVGDRYRISGISQDFANAGIPFEGRFFGPKTHMMIHPFVNKLFTERLIQLEDDKLMRWYINNVGVRTNEVGNKEFYKIEPKRRKTDGMFAFLHGVAADDDLADATTVHEIYEPMIF; this comes from the coding sequence TTGAAAAAGCAGTCAAGATATAGAAAACCTAATTTTCATCCATACATAAATATTTGGATGGAAAAAGTTGAAAGAGATAAAGTTCCAGCATGTGAAGAACAAAAGCTTCTCATGAAATTTCTAAGAAAAGAATTGTATAAGAAAAGCATAGTTATTGATAGTGAAGTAATTGAAGAAACAGTAGCTCTAATGGAAAGAAGATTTTATAAGCAACATGATTTTCAAAGGTTTATGACTGCATTAATTGTAGGAGTAAGGCATAAGAGAAATGACATGTTGCTATTTAATCAGATTTTCATTGAAGGTGGTAGAGGTTTTGGTAAGAATGGATATGTATCTGCTTTAACTACTGCACTTATCAGCGAAGTTAATGGAATAAAAAACTATAATGTTGATATAGTGGCCACAGCAGAAGACCAAGCGAAAACAAGTTTTGAAGATATATATACAATGATTGATGATAACGAAGAGATACAGCCAGCATTTAATTACACCAAAATCAAGATAACTCATAAGGGAACAAATTCAACTGTTAGGTATAGAACAAGTAATGCTAAAACTAAAGATGGATTAAGACCAGGATGCGTTATATTTGATGAAGTGCATGAGTACACAGATTATAAGAATATTAATGTGTACACATCAGCACTTGGAAAAACTAAAGACCCTAGAAGAATATACATCACTACAGATGGATATGTAAGAGATGCAGTTCTTGATGATCTAAAAAATAAATCTAAGCAAATACTTAATGGAGAGATGCCACATAATGGGTTTCTTCCCATCATTTTCAAGATGGATAATCTTGACCAAATAGAAAATAAAAAATTATGGCCCATGGCAAACCCAAGGCTTCCATATGCACCTGAATTAATGCATGAGATGGAAATTCAATTCAATGATATGTACACCAACGATGCAGTAAAAGAAGAATTTATAACTAAAAGAATGAATCTTGTGTATGTTTCAGCTGATAAAGTGGTAGCAGTTTGGGATGATATCAAAGCTGCTTGCAGGGACCCGTGGCCAGATATTATAGGATGTGAATGCCTTGGAGTATTAGACTATGCAGATATAAATGACTTTGCTTCTGTAGGATTATATTTTAAGTATGGAAATAAAAGACTATTCAAACAGCATAGTTTTATACATGAAAAAGCATTAAAACTTAAACATTACAATATAGATATTGATGAAGCAGTGAAAAAAGGATGGGCAACAATAGTTAGAGATACTCCTACAATACCAGGCGAATTGATAGCTAGTTGGTTTGTAAGGCAATCTCAAGTGTACAACATAAAGAAAGTAGTAGGCGACCGATACAGGATATCAGGCATTTCGCAAGATTTTGCAAATGCAGGAATACCTTTTGAGGGTCGCTTTTTTGGACCCAAAACACATATGATGATACATCCATTTGTAAATAAACTTTTCACAGAAAGACTTATACAACTAGAAGATGATAAGTTAATGCGTTGGTATATCAACAATGTAGGAGTAAGAACTAATGAAGTAGGCAACAAAGAATTTTATAAAATAGAGCCTAAAAGAAGAAAGACAGATGGAATGTTTGCTTTTCTTCATGGAGTTGCAGCAGATGATGATTTAGCAGATGCAACAACAGTACATGAGATTTATGAGCCAATGATTTTCTAG
- a CDS encoding sigma factor-like helix-turn-helix DNA-binding protein, giving the protein MKADYYKGTEKILYNYNYLKANLEIKLKELHEIQLDDGVSGINYEGVSTCKTYKISQPVEDIAVLNLEMINSITQNIKKLKSKINSIEMSLSLLSDEEREIIQMKYFDSMNWPQISNKVNMSERHAQRIKNNAINKMKVGLFGIIALEEEVPIIKSM; this is encoded by the coding sequence ATGAAGGCAGATTACTATAAAGGGACTGAGAAGATTCTATACAATTACAACTATCTCAAGGCTAATCTTGAGATTAAGTTAAAGGAGCTACATGAGATTCAATTAGATGATGGAGTAAGTGGTATAAACTATGAGGGAGTTTCTACCTGCAAAACCTATAAAATTTCACAGCCAGTTGAGGATATAGCTGTTTTAAATCTAGAAATGATAAATAGCATTACACAAAACATTAAAAAGCTTAAATCTAAAATAAATAGCATAGAAATGAGCTTATCATTACTTAGTGATGAAGAAAGAGAAATTATTCAGATGAAGTACTTTGACTCGATGAACTGGCCACAAATTTCTAATAAGGTTAATATGTCAGAGAGGCATGCTCAAAGAATAAAAAACAATGCTATAAACAAGATGAAAGTTGGGCTATTTGGAATAATTGCACTTGAAGAAGAAGTTCCTATAATAAAATCTATGTAG
- a CDS encoding dUTPase, with the protein MDLNQLVVKQKYLDDVVVKNYNSNHSDKLGFYLDHKDFITHRLLGLVVELAEVCNEQDLHKYWKNNKKVGGNTLEELADVLHFLLSITHTLGYSGADLETAYLEKFQENLRRQENGY; encoded by the coding sequence ATGGACCTTAATCAATTAGTTGTAAAACAGAAATATCTAGACGATGTTGTTGTTAAGAATTACAACAGTAATCACTCGGATAAGCTTGGATTTTATTTAGATCATAAAGATTTTATAACTCATAGACTTCTTGGGCTTGTAGTAGAACTTGCAGAAGTGTGTAATGAGCAGGATTTACACAAGTATTGGAAAAACAACAAAAAAGTCGGTGGTAATACCTTGGAAGAGTTAGCAGATGTTCTTCACTTTCTATTATCGATAACTCACACACTAGGATATTCAGGAGCTGACTTAGAAACAGCTTACCTAGAAAAGTTTCAAGAGAACCTCAGAAGGCAGGAAAACGGATACTAG
- a CDS encoding single-stranded DNA-binding protein has protein sequence MNIVMLIGRLTRDPELKYIPSSGNAVTNFDIAVDRSYQGNDGNKKTDFFKIQVWGKKAESCANYLAKGRLVAVKGSIQNRSYETTEGEKRYITEIVAENVQFLEWGDKNKAPETNNTYEPEGLDSDGFRALDDADVPF, from the coding sequence ATGAATATAGTAATGCTTATTGGAAGACTAACAAGGGATCCTGAACTTAAGTACATTCCTTCATCAGGCAACGCTGTTACTAATTTTGATATAGCTGTTGACCGCTCATACCAGGGTAATGATGGAAATAAAAAGACTGATTTTTTTAAGATTCAGGTGTGGGGTAAAAAGGCTGAAAGCTGTGCTAACTATCTTGCTAAAGGAAGACTAGTAGCAGTTAAAGGCTCTATTCAAAATAGGAGCTACGAGACTACTGAAGGAGAAAAGAGATACATTACTGAGATAGTTGCTGAAAATGTACAGTTTCTAGAATGGGGAGATAAGAATAAGGCTCCTGAAACAAATAACACATATGAACCTGAGGGTTTAGATTCAGATGGATTTCGTGCTCTTGATGATGCTGATGTACCTTTTTAG
- a CDS encoding helix-turn-helix domain-containing protein, which translates to MRRDFINFYQVARNNAGLTQEYASELLHISIRTLSDYENNKYKVPDEIVVAMTEKYNASWLPLMHLKNISPGVNLEELCLKELSGSTISFQSSLGHIQDVLRHLIDVVSDEVIDEKEVYTVKIIQEKLFDLLIATLNLIVSLQEKSPSRAGTHKRA; encoded by the coding sequence ATGCGAAGAGATTTCATAAATTTCTATCAGGTAGCCAGAAATAACGCAGGTTTAACACAAGAATATGCAAGTGAATTGCTACACATAAGTATTAGGACATTATCTGATTACGAGAATAACAAATATAAGGTCCCGGATGAAATCGTAGTAGCTATGACAGAAAAATACAATGCATCATGGTTGCCTCTAATGCATCTTAAAAATATTTCTCCTGGTGTAAATCTAGAGGAGCTATGTCTTAAGGAGCTATCCGGGAGCACAATATCATTTCAAAGTTCACTTGGACACATCCAAGATGTGCTGAGGCATTTAATAGATGTAGTTTCAGATGAAGTAATAGATGAAAAAGAAGTTTACACTGTAAAAATTATACAAGAAAAATTATTTGATTTATTAATTGCAACACTAAACCTTATAGTTTCTCTACAAGAAAAAAGCCCATCGCGAGCTGGCACTCACAAAAGGGCTTAA